CTCAACCTCGGCTACTTCAAGAGCGTTTCCGTCGATATCCAGAGCCTGTCGGCGACGCCGGCCGGCTCGGGCGCGCCGCAGCTCGTGCGGGTGGTCTTCCGGGTCGTCGAAAACCCCGTCCTGCGCCGCGCCGTGGTGGAGCCGGAGGGCGAGCTGGGGGCGCTTCTTTCGAAGGCGGGAGCAAGCCCGCAGGCGCTGGCCGCCCTGCTCGAACTGCCCAAAGGCCAGGTCGCCCACGGGCCGAGCATCACCGCGCAGGTGCAGGAACTTCCGGGCAAGGTGTGGCAGCGCTACGGGGTGCTCGTGGCGCCGGACCGCATCGACCTTTCGGACGATGGTACCCTGACGGTTGCACTCCTCCCGGTGAAAGTGGCGCGCATCGACGTGGAGGGCAACCAGAAGACGAAAAGCCACGTCATCACTCGCGAGCTGTCGGTGAAGCCGGGGCAGGTGCTGGAGCGCGGAGAGCTGGAGCGCAGCCTGCGCCGGGTCTTGATGCTCCAGCTCTTCGAGGAGGTCAACGCCGACCTGAGAGGCGTACCCGATCGCTCGGACGAGGTGGCCGTGGTGGTCAGCGTCAAGGAGCGGCGCACCGGCAACGTCCAGCTCGGGCTGACCTGGACGGCCGGCGAGGGGCCGGCCGGCTTCCTGGAGGTCTCCGACAGCAACTTCCTGGGGCGGGCCCAGCAGGTGGGCATCACGCTGAGCTACGGTCGGGACGCCAAGCGCTACCAACTCAGCTTCACGGAGCCGTACCTCGATTCGGCCGGCACCTCGCTGGGCTTCAAGGTTGGCTGGCAGTCCGTGCTCACGACAGATTCTTCCTCGCAGAAGTACTTCGACGAGCGCTACGGCGGGGAAGTGACCCTGGGGCGGCCGCTTTCGGAGTACACGCGGGGTTACCTGACCTTCGCCAACTGGCGAACCGACGCGCCGCTTGCGGATCGCAGCGGATGGTCAACCGAGGCGACCCGAGGAACGCAGCGCAGCCTCAAGTTGAGCACTGTCACCGACACGAGCGACCACCCGTTCAGCCCCTCGACCGGCCAGCGGCTGCGGCTGTCGGCGGACCTGGCGGGGTTCGGCGGCACGTTTCGCTACAAGAAGTTCGAGAGCACCTACTCCCACTACATCCCGGTCCAGTTGGGCAAGAGCCGCCACGTCATCGCGGCGAGGCTGAGCCTCGGCACGCTCATCCCGGAGCAGGGCACGCCGGCGCCTGACCAGGAACTGTTCCGGTTGGGCGGCGCCGAGACGCTGAGGGGGTATGACTTCGGCAAGTTCTGGGGCACCACGATGGCGATGGGCAACGTGGAGTACCGGTTTCCCATCGTGAAGCCCGTCTCCGGCGTCGTCTTCTTCGACGCCGGCCAGGCGTGGCAGCCTGGCGAGCCCGTGGACCTTCAGGAGCTTCAGTGGGACGTGGGGTTCGGCGTGCGCATCGACATCGGCGCGCTCGGCATGCTGCGGCTTGACTACGGCATGGCCAAAGACGTGGAGGGCGGCAACTTCAACTTCAGCATCGGCCAGCAATTCTAGAACGGAGCGGGAAAGGCGGG
Above is a genomic segment from Bacillota bacterium containing:
- a CDS encoding BamA/TamA family outer membrane protein; protein product: LNLGYFKSVSVDIQSLSATPAGSGAPQLVRVVFRVVENPVLRRAVVEPEGELGALLSKAGASPQALAALLELPKGQVAHGPSITAQVQELPGKVWQRYGVLVAPDRIDLSDDGTLTVALLPVKVARIDVEGNQKTKSHVITRELSVKPGQVLERGELERSLRRVLMLQLFEEVNADLRGVPDRSDEVAVVVSVKERRTGNVQLGLTWTAGEGPAGFLEVSDSNFLGRAQQVGITLSYGRDAKRYQLSFTEPYLDSAGTSLGFKVGWQSVLTTDSSSQKYFDERYGGEVTLGRPLSEYTRGYLTFANWRTDAPLADRSGWSTEATRGTQRSLKLSTVTDTSDHPFSPSTGQRLRLSADLAGFGGTFRYKKFESTYSHYIPVQLGKSRHVIAARLSLGTLIPEQGTPAPDQELFRLGGAETLRGYDFGKFWGTTMAMGNVEYRFPIVKPVSGVVFFDAGQAWQPGEPVDLQELQWDVGFGVRIDIGALGMLRLDYGMAKDVEGGNFNFSIGQQF